Proteins from a genomic interval of Flammeovirgaceae bacterium SG7u.111:
- a CDS encoding glycoside hydrolase family 2 TIM barrel-domain containing protein, with product MKKIFLGLLFCLLQTVLLAQTFTEWENPLITEINKLPARATFYSFDNQDAALKNDKKSSPWFKSLNGSWKFNWVATPEEALKDFYKNTFNTDSWDDIDVPSNWELRGHGTAIYTNTTYPFENNLPFINHKDNPVGSYVRSFKIEENWSDKDIILHFGGITSAAYVWVNGEFVGYSQGSRLPAEFDISRFVKSGENTLAVRVYRWSDGSYLEDQDHWRLSGIHREVYLEALPKARFNDFFVKTKLDAEYRNAKLQIRPKVVNNSGKDINNWKLKAELFDTEGKGVGTPQEIPLKKIIKEFYPQRDNVPFALMEMDVENPLKWTAETPNLYKVRLSLFDDKGELVQSTSTNVGFRAYEIKDGEFLVNGKSIKIKGVNRHDHNEHEGKVVSKENMLKDVMLLKQLNFNSVRTSHYPNDPYFYELCDIYGIYVMDEANLETHGVRGEISNIPEWSYSMLSRAIRMVERDKNHPSIFMWSLGNESGTGPNHAAMSAWIKEYDDTRPLHYEGAQGDPTHPDYKNPAEIGGKVANPTDRWYVDMHSRMYPSPKELKKLSEMTAFDGRPVLMCEYAHAMGNSLGNFKEYWDLIYSDKRLIGGYIWDWMDQGLVKTDKNGTEYWAYGGDFGDKINDNNFCLNGIIAPDQTPKPGALEAKKVLQPVYFTDFDFAKKTVQLSNRHHFVGLEDYTLSWAILENGKEIASGELPTVVLPAGEKKVISVELKDFKTKAGAEYLVDFSGKLKVEKPWAKVGYEVFSAQFAVPQTVFGFIPKTLNKKINVEEAADAWNLSGSNFSVSFDKASGLLSGYSANGVELIQENLTPNFWRPSTDNDKAGGNPYFKESKFWEEKGQTATVTSLDIQQVADHTLVKTELKLADVSSSLFIDYKVYGNGVIKVEYKLNVEGQELPIIPRIGMQGGFNKKLSTVEWYGKGPFENYSDRSFAAEVGIYKSRLSELDKSYIKPQEYGNRTGMRWLSLTNTKGKGLEVVGVGMLNFSVWEYTQSNIETAVHTNELVPAEASVVNIDLGQIGIGGDDSWSKRAAPHEEYLLKPANYEYSFFLIPKK from the coding sequence ATGAAAAAGATATTTTTAGGATTACTTTTTTGTTTGTTGCAAACCGTATTGCTTGCGCAAACCTTTACCGAATGGGAAAATCCGTTGATTACTGAAATCAATAAACTTCCTGCAAGAGCAACTTTTTATTCCTTTGACAACCAAGATGCGGCTCTTAAAAATGACAAAAAGTCCTCGCCTTGGTTCAAAAGCTTGAACGGGAGCTGGAAGTTCAACTGGGTAGCTACGCCAGAAGAAGCCCTCAAAGATTTTTATAAGAACACCTTCAATACGGATTCTTGGGACGATATTGATGTTCCTTCCAACTGGGAGTTAAGAGGACACGGTACGGCTATTTATACTAATACAACGTACCCTTTCGAAAACAATCTTCCTTTTATCAACCACAAAGACAACCCTGTAGGTTCTTATGTGAGGAGTTTCAAAATCGAGGAAAACTGGTCAGACAAAGATATTATCCTTCATTTTGGAGGGATCACTTCGGCGGCTTATGTATGGGTGAATGGCGAGTTTGTAGGCTACAGCCAAGGCAGTAGGTTGCCTGCAGAGTTTGATATCAGCCGTTTTGTAAAAAGCGGTGAAAATACCTTGGCGGTGAGAGTTTATCGTTGGTCCGATGGTAGCTACTTGGAAGACCAAGACCACTGGCGCTTGAGCGGAATCCATAGAGAGGTTTACCTCGAAGCCTTGCCAAAAGCCCGGTTCAATGACTTCTTTGTGAAAACAAAACTTGATGCTGAGTATAGAAATGCAAAGCTTCAAATTCGCCCTAAGGTGGTGAACAACTCTGGAAAGGATATCAATAACTGGAAACTAAAGGCAGAGCTTTTTGATACAGAAGGCAAGGGCGTAGGTACTCCTCAGGAAATTCCTTTGAAAAAAATCATCAAAGAATTTTACCCTCAGCGCGATAACGTCCCTTTTGCCCTCATGGAAATGGACGTTGAAAATCCTTTGAAGTGGACTGCGGAAACTCCAAATCTTTACAAAGTTCGTTTGAGCCTTTTCGATGACAAAGGCGAGTTGGTTCAATCTACATCAACAAACGTAGGGTTCAGAGCTTATGAAATAAAAGATGGAGAGTTTTTGGTGAATGGAAAGTCCATCAAAATAAAAGGTGTAAACCGCCACGACCACAATGAGCACGAAGGGAAAGTAGTTTCCAAAGAAAATATGCTTAAGGATGTGATGTTGCTTAAGCAATTGAATTTCAATTCGGTGAGAACTTCTCATTACCCTAACGATCCTTATTTCTACGAGCTTTGCGACATATATGGCATATATGTGATGGACGAGGCAAACCTTGAAACGCACGGAGTAAGAGGTGAGATTTCTAATATTCCTGAATGGAGCTATAGCATGCTTAGCCGAGCAATCAGAATGGTAGAAAGGGATAAAAACCACCCTTCTATTTTCATGTGGTCGTTAGGAAACGAGTCGGGAACTGGCCCTAACCACGCCGCAATGTCTGCTTGGATAAAAGAGTATGACGATACTAGACCTCTGCACTACGAAGGTGCGCAAGGTGACCCTACGCATCCAGACTATAAAAACCCTGCTGAAATAGGAGGAAAAGTAGCCAACCCAACCGATAGGTGGTATGTGGACATGCACAGCAGGATGTACCCTTCTCCTAAAGAGCTAAAAAAACTTTCTGAAATGACTGCCTTCGATGGTCGCCCAGTTCTGATGTGCGAATATGCCCATGCTATGGGGAACTCCTTGGGTAACTTCAAAGAATACTGGGATTTGATTTATTCTGACAAGCGTCTAATTGGTGGATATATATGGGATTGGATGGACCAAGGTTTGGTGAAGACGGATAAAAACGGGACGGAATATTGGGCATACGGTGGAGATTTTGGCGATAAAATCAATGATAATAATTTTTGTCTGAATGGAATAATCGCTCCAGACCAAACGCCAAAGCCGGGTGCGTTGGAGGCGAAAAAAGTCCTTCAACCTGTTTATTTCACTGATTTTGATTTTGCCAAGAAAACTGTCCAATTATCAAATAGACATCATTTTGTTGGCTTGGAAGATTATACATTATCTTGGGCTATCCTCGAAAATGGAAAAGAAATTGCCTCTGGCGAGCTGCCAACTGTTGTTTTACCGGCTGGTGAGAAGAAGGTCATTTCCGTTGAGCTAAAAGACTTTAAAACTAAAGCAGGAGCTGAATATTTAGTAGATTTCAGTGGAAAACTGAAGGTTGAGAAACCTTGGGCAAAAGTTGGGTACGAGGTTTTTTCAGCACAGTTTGCCGTTCCTCAAACTGTTTTTGGATTCATCCCCAAAACCTTGAACAAGAAAATAAACGTGGAAGAAGCAGCTGATGCTTGGAATCTTAGCGGGTCTAATTTCTCCGTTTCTTTCGATAAAGCTTCAGGATTGCTTTCTGGCTATAGTGCCAACGGAGTGGAGCTTATCCAAGAAAATTTGACCCCAAATTTCTGGAGACCTTCTACTGACAATGATAAGGCAGGAGGAAACCCTTATTTCAAAGAATCTAAATTCTGGGAAGAAAAGGGGCAAACCGCCACGGTAACTTCGCTGGACATACAGCAAGTAGCCGACCATACATTGGTAAAAACTGAATTGAAACTTGCCGATGTTTCAAGCTCGCTTTTCATCGATTACAAAGTTTATGGAAATGGCGTGATCAAAGTAGAATACAAGTTAAATGTGGAAGGGCAAGAACTCCCGATCATCCCAAGAATTGGCATGCAAGGTGGGTTCAATAAAAAGCTTTCTACTGTGGAGTGGTATGGAAAAGGACCTTTCGAAAACTATTCAGATAGAAGTTTTGCCGCTGAAGTGGGGATTTATAAATCAAGGTTGAGCGAACTGGACAAGTCTTACATAAAGCCTCAGGAATATGGAAACCGCACGGGCATGAGGTGGTTGAGCTTGACCAATACTAAAGGAAAAGGGCTTGAAGTAGTAGGGGTTGGGATGTTGAATTTCAGCGTTTGGGAATACACTCAGTCGAATATAGAAACGGCTGTCCATACCAATGAGCTAGTTCCTGCGGAGGCTTCAGTAGTGAATATCGACCTTGGGCAAATAGGGATAGGAGGGGACGACTCTTGGTCGAAACGGGCTGCCCCGCACGAAGAATACTTACTTAAGCCGGCTAACTATGAATATTCTTTCTTCCTGATTCCTAAAAAATAA
- a CDS encoding glycoside hydrolase family 31 protein has protein sequence MKLNFTILTIGLLLTQCFSSQAQIGIGNYQSSFKQEGNTFSFTYENAEVQLEFCSNEILRIRTSWSKEFEADEPWMVIKYDWPPVKVEAQEEQNNFAFSTEKLKISIEKAPFSISIADHNGNILSTDKTQTSPKGHYTQGTKVVAQKRLFPDEHFFGFGERMDFLDRRGKKVDLTVGRGIGRPHIIGAYNVLAANYSPIPFFMSTRGYGIFLHNSYETEWDMGSSNNESFSFGAKNGELDYYFMYGPSFSDILDHYTDITGKSPMMPKFGYGLQVGTYSGGTWGHEEMTSTDYVVALARKFRALGIPLDVLHLDSTWRIFGKSGGKGATTFEWRPTFEHPKAMFDSLYAMDLNMVGVHIRPRFDNGNTLNLLDQAREKGFVYPEEDNPGEFVNFFDQKSVDWWWENGAMKVASLEAMFFKTDEGSAFGRKANESDKTGPTSPEAQKLHNVFPIAYAKAPYEKFSEHNGLRGMNMTREGYAGIQRYPYIFAGDWPSEWQYFAPVIKAGLNIGVSGVSNWAHCMGGFEHDADPELYIRWCQFGMFSPVAHLFGMDHPGYKEPWNYGEEALTIFKKFDLLRYSLIPYIYSHSYEAHQTGMPLMRALVLEYQDDINVYEIGDQYMFGANLMICPVTEKGAKTRVVYLPEGTWFDYWTGEQYEGKQYLNVLTPLDQLPIFVKGGAIVPMQKPTQFIGKIPAKEIQVAIYPTEGITSKFSLYDDDGRSLDYREGKFAITEITNTMKSGKVEIDISTPKGDFQIAERGYQLQVHAENTPKMVKVNGKELEKLNDPSTKSKSWYYQANTKSIYIHLGEKNGKAIEVEIQ, from the coding sequence ATGAAACTCAATTTCACAATACTCACTATAGGACTACTCCTTACCCAATGTTTTTCATCACAAGCCCAAATAGGCATAGGAAACTATCAATCGAGTTTCAAACAAGAAGGAAACACCTTTTCTTTTACATACGAAAACGCAGAGGTACAATTAGAATTTTGCTCTAATGAAATACTACGCATACGAACAAGTTGGAGCAAAGAATTTGAAGCTGACGAGCCTTGGATGGTCATCAAATACGACTGGCCACCCGTAAAAGTTGAGGCTCAAGAAGAACAAAATAATTTTGCCTTTTCTACCGAAAAACTAAAAATAAGCATAGAAAAAGCACCTTTTTCTATCAGCATAGCCGACCATAATGGCAACATTCTCTCCACAGACAAAACACAAACCAGCCCAAAAGGGCATTACACCCAAGGAACAAAAGTAGTAGCCCAAAAGCGGCTTTTCCCCGACGAGCATTTTTTCGGCTTTGGAGAGAGGATGGATTTCCTTGATAGAAGAGGGAAAAAAGTTGACCTAACTGTTGGGAGAGGTATTGGTAGACCTCACATAATCGGGGCTTACAATGTGCTTGCCGCAAACTACAGCCCCATCCCATTTTTCATGAGTACCAGAGGGTATGGGATTTTCCTCCACAATTCCTACGAAACGGAGTGGGACATGGGGAGCAGCAACAATGAAAGCTTTTCGTTTGGCGCAAAAAATGGCGAGCTGGATTATTATTTTATGTACGGACCAAGCTTCAGCGACATCCTCGATCATTATACAGATATTACAGGAAAATCGCCCATGATGCCCAAGTTTGGCTACGGCTTGCAAGTAGGCACTTACAGCGGTGGAACATGGGGGCATGAAGAAATGACCTCTACCGATTATGTAGTGGCTCTTGCGCGTAAGTTCAGAGCATTGGGCATTCCCCTAGATGTATTGCACTTGGATTCTACTTGGCGAATTTTCGGGAAAAGTGGCGGCAAAGGAGCTACGACTTTTGAGTGGAGACCCACCTTCGAACATCCAAAAGCGATGTTCGATAGCCTTTATGCCATGGATTTGAACATGGTTGGGGTGCATATCAGGCCTCGATTTGACAATGGCAACACGCTCAACTTACTAGACCAAGCAAGAGAAAAAGGATTTGTCTATCCAGAAGAAGACAACCCTGGAGAGTTTGTCAATTTTTTCGACCAAAAATCAGTTGATTGGTGGTGGGAAAATGGTGCTATGAAAGTAGCATCGCTTGAGGCCATGTTCTTCAAAACGGACGAAGGAAGCGCCTTTGGAAGGAAAGCCAATGAAAGTGACAAAACTGGGCCTACAAGCCCTGAAGCTCAAAAACTTCACAACGTATTCCCAATAGCTTATGCCAAAGCTCCTTACGAAAAATTTAGTGAGCACAACGGTTTGCGAGGAATGAACATGACCCGAGAGGGCTATGCCGGCATTCAGCGCTACCCATATATTTTTGCAGGCGATTGGCCAAGTGAGTGGCAATATTTTGCCCCAGTAATAAAAGCAGGTCTGAATATTGGAGTTTCGGGCGTAAGCAATTGGGCGCACTGCATGGGTGGTTTTGAACATGATGCCGACCCCGAGCTTTACATCAGATGGTGCCAGTTTGGAATGTTCAGCCCTGTGGCACATTTGTTTGGCATGGACCATCCCGGCTACAAAGAGCCTTGGAATTATGGAGAAGAAGCATTGACTATTTTCAAGAAATTCGACCTGCTCAGGTACAGCCTTATTCCGTACATCTACAGTCATTCTTATGAAGCACACCAAACGGGAATGCCTCTTATGCGAGCACTGGTATTGGAGTACCAAGATGACATAAATGTGTATGAAATTGGAGATCAGTATATGTTTGGGGCAAATTTAATGATCTGCCCTGTGACCGAAAAAGGCGCAAAAACCAGGGTAGTGTACTTGCCCGAAGGAACTTGGTTCGATTACTGGACTGGTGAACAATACGAGGGAAAACAATACCTCAATGTACTTACCCCACTCGACCAACTTCCTATTTTCGTAAAGGGAGGAGCAATTGTTCCTATGCAAAAGCCAACTCAATTTATAGGCAAAATCCCAGCGAAGGAAATTCAAGTAGCCATCTACCCTACCGAAGGCATCACAAGTAAATTTTCCCTGTACGATGATGATGGCAGAAGTTTGGACTATAGAGAGGGAAAATTTGCTATTACCGAAATAACAAATACAATGAAAAGTGGGAAAGTAGAAATAGACATTTCTACCCCTAAAGGTGACTTCCAAATTGCTGAAAGGGGATATCAACTACAAGTACATGCGGAAAACACACCAAAAATGGTGAAGGTGAATGGAAAAGAGCTTGAAAAACTCAATGACCCTTCTACCAAAAGCAAAAGCTGGTACTATCAAGCAAACACAAAATCTATATACATTCATCTGGGAGAAAAAAATGGGAAAGCAATAGAAGTGGAAATTCAATAA
- a CDS encoding PKD domain-containing protein, giving the protein MKNINKHIKIILASLAAILVIAGCNEEKIEPNKEFTDLALSFSTGRSTARESAVNQFYSFMDMSAGGTYREWRIPQGAFFLKGPIPNNLEYHDQFIVNPGDTISTDRTIHVMWTEGDTITPVTYYAEFEDSTSFIFPSYWDTEINQEVNDTISTVFEGGKWIAEYTFTIDVYDTVAATPKIMYMDQTEIDYENTASIELTFGDTLLFEDYSAFVNNNNSRPDNTVFRLHTTEENEDDRTYVRIFEDFRDGDYERRVMAPYVFEKLGEYQVELTATRDRTEQLRANSDTYSTPMIIKVVPKTTLFEIEGDVVELDGDVIEITLNDKLANVADNFATNFTVEIDGSPVTVSSVSKSSSSAKKLIVTLETPLVPEDAGKSVTISYDGANALLTSLDERPLQAFTDVAIDVYVPPVVASFTMDMTEIDQGQTITFTNTSEEDPDTYMWTFEGGTPATSTDENPTVTYAEPGLYDVTLVVTRSGDGSTDTMVMEDVILVKSNNLIFNAGTASDFESGSGWSIIEGIDAANVAYTTAAGAGESIVSLTVPMGGDLSGGGVLSSNKISSIPAGDYVFKTRFRSNGGGSEAAGGALEIRAYIQDHATFTPGPGNDANTARQIMGVFKLGGISTAATTDIWNSAVLTDSDTDDNWADSDEWVEVEVEFTVPTELTDHAVKFQVRVGAAHAATEDAVIELDYFELVPAK; this is encoded by the coding sequence ATGAAAAATATAAATAAACATATAAAAATAATTCTAGCATCATTGGCCGCTATCTTGGTCATTGCGGGATGTAACGAGGAAAAGATCGAGCCTAACAAAGAGTTTACGGACTTGGCTCTTAGTTTTTCCACAGGACGATCTACTGCCAGGGAGTCGGCGGTCAATCAGTTCTACTCATTTATGGATATGTCCGCAGGCGGCACATATAGAGAATGGAGGATTCCTCAAGGAGCTTTTTTCTTGAAAGGACCCATCCCAAATAACTTGGAATATCATGATCAGTTCATTGTAAATCCTGGTGATACGATTTCTACTGATAGAACCATACACGTAATGTGGACTGAAGGAGATACTATTACTCCAGTAACATACTATGCAGAGTTTGAGGATTCTACCAGTTTCATTTTCCCATCGTATTGGGATACAGAGATAAATCAGGAAGTGAATGATACCATCAGTACTGTATTTGAAGGAGGCAAGTGGATAGCGGAGTACACGTTTACAATTGACGTTTATGATACAGTGGCAGCTACTCCAAAGATCATGTACATGGATCAGACCGAGATTGACTACGAAAATACCGCTTCTATTGAATTGACTTTTGGTGATACGCTTCTTTTTGAAGACTACAGCGCATTTGTGAACAATAACAATTCAAGGCCTGATAATACCGTATTCCGTTTGCACACCACCGAAGAAAACGAAGATGACAGAACGTATGTTCGGATTTTTGAAGACTTCCGAGATGGTGATTATGAGCGTAGAGTGATGGCTCCTTATGTATTTGAGAAACTTGGGGAATATCAGGTTGAACTGACCGCTACGAGAGATAGAACAGAACAATTGAGGGCTAATAGCGACACTTATAGCACCCCAATGATTATCAAAGTTGTTCCTAAGACTACGCTATTTGAAATTGAAGGCGATGTTGTGGAACTAGACGGTGATGTGATCGAAATTACATTGAACGATAAGTTGGCCAATGTTGCAGATAATTTTGCCACAAACTTTACGGTTGAGATTGATGGTAGTCCTGTAACGGTATCGTCTGTATCGAAAAGCTCTTCAAGTGCCAAAAAGTTGATTGTGACATTGGAAACACCACTTGTTCCTGAAGATGCCGGCAAATCGGTTACAATCTCGTACGACGGAGCAAACGCACTTCTTACTTCACTTGACGAACGTCCGTTGCAAGCGTTTACAGATGTTGCCATAGATGTATATGTTCCGCCTGTTGTAGCTTCATTTACAATGGACATGACTGAGATTGACCAAGGGCAAACAATCACGTTTACAAATACATCTGAAGAAGACCCTGATACGTATATGTGGACATTTGAAGGAGGAACTCCTGCTACTTCAACAGATGAAAATCCTACTGTAACCTACGCAGAGCCTGGTTTATACGACGTAACCCTTGTGGTAACTAGATCTGGCGATGGCAGCACCGACACGATGGTGATGGAAGATGTAATTCTTGTTAAGTCAAACAATTTGATTTTCAATGCTGGTACGGCATCCGATTTTGAAAGTGGGAGTGGCTGGTCCATTATTGAAGGAATAGATGCAGCAAATGTAGCCTATACAACTGCTGCTGGTGCAGGAGAAAGCATTGTTAGCTTGACAGTTCCTATGGGTGGCGATTTGAGTGGCGGTGGAGTACTTAGCTCCAACAAAATCAGCTCAATTCCTGCTGGAGATTATGTTTTCAAAACACGTTTCCGCAGTAACGGTGGTGGCTCAGAAGCTGCAGGAGGGGCACTTGAAATTAGGGCTTATATCCAAGACCATGCTACATTTACTCCAGGCCCTGGAAACGACGCAAATACTGCTCGCCAAATTATGGGTGTATTCAAGTTAGGAGGAATCAGCACAGCTGCAACCACTGATATCTGGAACAGTGCTGTTTTGACCGATTCCGATACTGATGATAACTGGGCTGACAGCGATGAATGGGTTGAAGTTGAGGTGGAGTTTACCGTACCAACCGAGCTGACAGATCATGCAGTGAAATTCCAAGTAAGAGTTGGTGCGGCACACGCCGCTACCGAGGATGCTGTAATTGAGCTCGATTACTTTGAACTTGTTCCAGCTAAGTAA
- a CDS encoding glycosyl hydrolase, whose protein sequence is MKKKTIHLQWIMIWFLLASCNPQAPEQPTVTDWPEITNEMKPWARWWWMGSAVDSVNTSQLLESYAKVGIGGVEIAPIYGAVGFEEKYIDFLSPEWMAQLEFSVRKAKELDMGVDMTVGTGWPFGGPQISPQEAASKLIVQQYQLSAGQKLSEKITVDEPKQKELGVGLLALMAYSETGETVNITDKTQADGTLIWSPESGKWTLYAAFLGKTRQKVKRAAPGGEGYTMDHMSAEALNTYLARFNKAFDHKPTGVRSFFNDSYEVYGADFSPRFFEEFQTRRGYDLRQFLPLLISTEKNDTIARIKSDYRETMSDMLLENFSEPWAKWIHEQGAIARNQAHGSPGNLLDLYAAVDIPETETFGSAFFPIPNLPNYTVDRRNIEPDMFMMKFASSAANVTGKPLVASETYTWQGEHFKVPLSQCKPAVEQLFLGGVNHVFYHGTTYSPKEAAWPGWLFYASVNMAPSNSFWDHSQGLHEYIARCQSFLQSSKPDNELLVYWPVYDVWQHSEKLLEQLSIHHIDEWMHPTQFYKMSEDLYSKGYSMDFISDQLLKNATVKNGEIATAEGQHYKTLILPACELMPLVTLKQALALAENGATVIFQELPKDVPGFNQLAERRAELKSILDKLAFTTETEGIRKMPMGKGQVLLSVKMQQTLEDLNIEREALTDIGLQFIRKSYEGDKLYYVVNHTASSIDAWIPLNAQSKDVVIFDPQTSEIGLSSTSIKEGKTLTHVQMEPGASLILQAVNQKVKEVKNWAYEDNTEKALTLSNEWKVEFTEGGPTLPEPKTLTELSSWTDLGDEIASSFSGKAVYTTTFELADKNQDEYMLNLGDVRESARVWVNDKEVGILWHVPFEAKIGTYLKQGSNTLKIEVANLMANRIIDLDKKGIEWRKYHEINFVDLNYKPFNASDWEWQPSGLLGPVTITPVRTSSNQGN, encoded by the coding sequence ATGAAAAAGAAAACAATCCACCTACAATGGATCATGATTTGGTTCTTGCTAGCGAGCTGCAATCCACAAGCACCTGAGCAACCAACTGTTACAGACTGGCCTGAAATAACGAATGAAATGAAGCCTTGGGCACGCTGGTGGTGGATGGGTAGCGCAGTGGATAGCGTCAATACATCACAGTTACTTGAAAGCTACGCAAAAGTGGGCATAGGCGGGGTAGAAATTGCCCCAATATATGGAGCGGTTGGTTTTGAAGAAAAGTACATCGACTTTCTTTCTCCTGAATGGATGGCCCAACTTGAGTTTTCTGTAAGAAAAGCAAAGGAGCTGGACATGGGGGTAGATATGACCGTGGGAACAGGTTGGCCGTTTGGTGGACCGCAAATCAGTCCGCAGGAAGCGGCAAGCAAACTCATTGTGCAACAATACCAGCTTTCTGCCGGACAGAAGCTATCAGAAAAAATAACAGTAGATGAGCCCAAACAAAAGGAGTTGGGCGTAGGTCTTTTAGCACTTATGGCCTACTCTGAAACAGGAGAAACTGTAAATATTACCGATAAAACACAGGCAGACGGCACCTTAATTTGGTCGCCCGAAAGCGGAAAATGGACACTTTATGCAGCTTTTTTGGGCAAAACCCGCCAAAAAGTAAAAAGAGCAGCTCCAGGCGGAGAAGGGTATACAATGGACCACATGTCGGCAGAAGCATTAAATACCTATTTAGCCAGATTCAACAAGGCATTTGACCACAAACCTACAGGAGTTCGTTCCTTTTTTAATGACAGCTACGAGGTCTATGGAGCAGATTTTTCTCCGAGGTTTTTTGAAGAATTCCAAACCAGAAGAGGCTACGATTTACGTCAATTTCTCCCTCTTTTGATCAGCACCGAAAAGAACGATACCATTGCCCGAATTAAGTCTGACTACCGGGAAACCATGTCGGATATGTTGCTCGAAAACTTCTCCGAGCCATGGGCAAAATGGATACACGAACAAGGGGCAATCGCCCGAAACCAAGCACATGGCTCACCAGGAAACCTGTTAGATTTGTATGCAGCCGTTGACATCCCCGAAACAGAAACGTTTGGCTCTGCTTTTTTCCCAATCCCCAATTTACCAAACTATACCGTAGACAGAAGAAACATTGAGCCTGACATGTTCATGATGAAGTTTGCCTCTTCGGCTGCAAATGTGACGGGGAAGCCTTTGGTCGCTTCGGAAACTTACACTTGGCAAGGCGAGCATTTCAAAGTTCCGCTGTCGCAATGCAAGCCTGCGGTGGAGCAACTATTTTTAGGAGGAGTGAACCATGTATTTTATCATGGAACTACTTATTCGCCCAAAGAAGCAGCCTGGCCCGGTTGGCTTTTTTATGCTTCCGTAAACATGGCTCCGTCCAATAGTTTTTGGGACCATAGCCAAGGTTTGCACGAGTACATAGCCCGTTGCCAATCGTTCTTACAAAGCAGCAAGCCTGATAACGAACTCTTAGTTTACTGGCCTGTGTACGATGTATGGCAACATTCTGAAAAACTGTTGGAGCAATTGAGCATTCACCATATTGACGAATGGATGCACCCAACTCAATTTTACAAGATGTCGGAAGACTTATACTCAAAAGGCTATTCGATGGATTTCATTTCCGACCAACTGCTAAAAAATGCTACGGTGAAAAATGGGGAAATAGCTACTGCTGAAGGGCAACATTACAAAACACTCATCTTGCCAGCTTGCGAACTCATGCCTTTGGTTACGCTGAAGCAAGCATTAGCCTTGGCGGAAAATGGAGCAACGGTTATTTTTCAAGAACTTCCTAAAGACGTTCCGGGCTTTAACCAATTAGCTGAAAGAAGGGCGGAGCTAAAAAGCATTCTCGACAAATTAGCATTTACCACAGAAACTGAGGGTATTCGGAAAATGCCAATGGGAAAAGGACAAGTATTGCTTTCTGTTAAAATGCAGCAGACCTTGGAAGATTTAAACATAGAGAGAGAAGCCTTGACCGATATTGGCCTACAGTTTATCCGAAAATCTTATGAAGGGGATAAGCTATACTATGTGGTGAACCATACGGCATCCTCTATAGATGCTTGGATTCCGCTAAATGCCCAAAGCAAAGACGTGGTTATTTTCGACCCTCAAACCTCAGAAATAGGTCTATCTTCCACCTCTATAAAAGAAGGGAAAACCTTGACTCATGTACAAATGGAGCCCGGTGCCAGCCTGATTTTACAAGCAGTAAACCAAAAGGTAAAAGAGGTTAAAAACTGGGCATATGAAGATAATACTGAGAAAGCCCTTACCCTTTCCAATGAATGGAAGGTCGAATTTACAGAAGGTGGCCCTACCCTACCCGAGCCTAAAACGCTTACCGAACTTTCTTCATGGACTGACCTTGGCGATGAAATAGCATCGAGCTTTTCAGGAAAAGCCGTTTACACCACCACTTTCGAACTTGCTGATAAAAACCAAGATGAATACATGTTGAACTTGGGCGATGTAAGAGAAAGTGCTAGAGTTTGGGTAAATGACAAGGAAGTGGGAATCCTTTGGCACGTTCCGTTTGAAGCTAAAATTGGCACGTATTTGAAGCAAGGAAGCAATACCTTAAAAATTGAAGTGGCTAACCTGATGGCAAACCGCATTATTGATTTGGACAAGAAAGGGATAGAATGGCGCAAGTACCATGAAATAAATTTTGTAGACTTGAACTATAAGCCCTTTAATGCATCTGACTGGGAATGGCAACCTTCAGGGTTACTTGGTCCCGTTACCATCACCCCGGTAAGGACTTCCAGCAACCAGGGAAACTAA